In one window of Camelus bactrianus isolate YW-2024 breed Bactrian camel chromosome 13, ASM4877302v1, whole genome shotgun sequence DNA:
- the LOC105064108 gene encoding Krueppel-like factor 17: MCNRSQLEMEQGAEGLSQWHVAPPQYTEDTEKTISILGMSSSPGSSGVHTSWNHGASGIKHIPQCTELERISLVSAEAPRQNASEMGPSFSMSLPDHGANYCPQMTFTPSQMTYSQGMSSSQPGMMIFKEPQEMPLGDPNIPGMAMTFSGNLIMPPSELPVSPPSGIPMMSHVRVPTMPYSVLPTVPSNGDSLAPKMLLHPTMPPTEAQAMLPSLAQMLPPRDPHDFGMPPAGPSSLLTLESQGSFVSQPVSQENSFLLEQPLPAPGTAEQNPRAQERAPRKRSPVSRPYCCEYENCGKAYTKRSHLVSHQRKHTGERPYKCTWEACTWSFFRSDELGRHTRIHTRHRPHKCDQCGRQFMRSDHLRQHQRTHMRVPISSDPQANNGHMSGPPPIPGL, from the exons GATACTGAGAAGACAATATCCATCTTGGGCATGTCTTCATCTCCTGGAAGCAGTGGAGTGCACACCTCTTGGAACCATGGTGCATCAGGCATTAAACACATCCCTCAGTGCACAGAACTGGAGAGGATCTCCTTGGTCTCTGCTGAGGCACCCAGGCAGAATGCAAGTGAAATGGGGCCATCGTTCAGTATGTCGCTGCCTGACCATGGTGCGAACTACTGCCCACAAATGACTTTCACTCCTTCCCAGATGACTTACAGTCAGGGAATGTCTTCCTCCCAGCCAGGAATGATGATTTTCAAGGAGCCCCAAGAGATGCCCTTAGGAGATCCCAATATTCCAGGGATGGCCATGACCTTTAGTGGAAATCTAATTATGCCCCCCAGTGAACTGCCAGTCTCACCTCCCAGTGGAATCCCAATGATGTCCCACGTCAGAGTGCCAACAATGCCTTATTCTGTCCTCCCAACAGTACCTTCTAATGGAGACTCTTTAGCACCTAAAATGTTATTGCATCCAACCATGCCTCCCACTGAGGCCCAGGCAATGCTCCCCTCTTTGGCTCAGATGTTGCCTCCTAGAGATCCCCATGACTTTGGGATGCCCCCTGCTGGGCCCTCATCCTTGCTGACTTTGGAATCCCAAGGCTCTTTTGTGAGTCAGCCAGTCTCCCAGGAAAACTCCTTCCTACTTGAGCAACCCTTACCagctccagggacagcagagcagAACCCCAGGGCCCAGGAAAGGGCTCCCAGGAAGAGATCCCCAGTTTCAAGGCCTTACTGCTGCGAGTATGAGAACTGTGGAAAAGCTTATACTAAGCGCTCCCACCTCGTGAGTCACCAGCGCAAACACACAG GTGAGAGGCCCTATAAATGCACGTGGGAAGCCTGTACATGGTCCTTCTTCCGTTCCGATGAACTTGGAAGACATACTCGGATACACACCAGACACCGACCACATAAATGTGACCAGTGTGGCCGACAGTTCATGAGATCTGACCATCTCCGACAACACCAAAGGACTCATATGCGGGTGCCAATATCCTCGGACCCACAGGCCAACAATGGACATATGTCTGGTCCTCCTCCTATTCCTGGTCTTTAG
- the KLF18 gene encoding Kruppel-like factor 18, translating into MIDANKMTIPKEGSQVKTFSGGQTLYGVQMTFSGEETLYGGQMKTTGEYQTLHGGQMTFSGDQTLYGGQMKTTGEYQTLHGGQMTFSGDQTLYGGQMKTTGEYQTLHGGQMTFSEDQTLYGGQMKTISECQTLTGGQMIVSGDQTLCVGQMKTLNEFQTLTEGQMTFSGGQTLFGGQMNTVSEYQTLSGDQMTFSGGQTLYMCQIKTTSECQTLSGGLMPFSGDQTLQGCKMKTLSDDHTLLGSRMMPHSLSSLPYPGSSYISSSHLIQGQSLENQKWNLKTRRCQLQKNSDIFKPYTCTYQDCGKSYSKSSHLRIHERLHTGEKPYKCNVKGCMWAFPRSDELNRHKRKHTRERPYLCPQCNKNFARSDHLKQHQRVHRSVSPVTTNPAASKEMS; encoded by the exons ATGATCGATGCAAACAAGATGACAATCCCCAAAGAGGGTAGCCAAGTGAAGACCTTCAGTGGAGGCCAGACCCTCTACGGGGTTCAGATGACCTTCAGTGGGGAAGAGACCCTCTATGGGGGTCAGATGAAGACCACTGGTGAATATCAGACCCTCCATGGAGGCCAGATGACCTTCAGTGGGGACCAGACCCTCTATGGGGGTCAGATGAAGACCACTGGTGAATATCAGACCCTCCATGGAGGCCAGATGACCTTCAGTGGGGACCAGACCCTCTATGGGGGTCAAATGAAGACCACTGGTGAATATCAGACCCTCCATGGAGGCCAGATGACCTTCAGTGAGGATCAGACCCTCTATGGGGGTCAGATGAAAACCATCAGTGAATGCCAGACCCTTACTGGAGGTCAGATGATCGTCAGTGGGGACCAGACCCTCTGTGTGGGTCAGATGAAGACCTTAAATGAATTCCAGACCCTCACTGAAGGCCAGATGACCTTCAGTGGGGGCCAGACCCTCTTTGGGGGTCAGATGAATACCGTCAGTGAATACCAGACCCTCAGTGGGGACCAGATGACCTTCAGTGGAGGCCAGACCCTCTACATGTGTCAGATAAAGACCACCAGTGAATGCCAGACCCTCAGTGGAGGCTTGATGCCCTTCAGTGGGGACCAGACCCTCCAAGGATGTAAGATGAAGACCCTCAGCGATGACCACACTCTCCTTGGAAGTCGTATGATGCCACACTCACTGTCATCATTGCCATACCCTGGATCCTCATACATTTCAAGTTCCCATTTGATCCAAGGACAATCCCTTGAAAATCAAAAGTGGAACCTCAAGACTCGGAGATGTCAGTTGCAGAAGAATTCTGACATTTTTAAGCCCTACACCTGCACATACCAAGACTGTGGGAAATCTTATTCAAAGTCTTCTCACCTGCGAATCCATGAGCGCCTACACACTG GAGAGAAGCCCTATAAATGCAACGTCAAGGGATGCATGTGGGCATTCCCCCGTTCAGACGAACTCAACAGACACAAGAGAAAGCACACTCGGGAGCGGCCCTACCTGTGTCCTCAGTGCAACAAGAACTTTGCACGATCCGATCACTTAAAGCAGCACCAGAGAGTCCACAGATCAGTTTCGCCTGTGACCACAAACCCAGCAGCCTCTAAGGAAATGAGCTGA